Proteins from a single region of Symphalangus syndactylus isolate Jambi chromosome 12, NHGRI_mSymSyn1-v2.1_pri, whole genome shotgun sequence:
- the MCOLN3 gene encoding mucolipin-3 isoform X4, translating to MANPEIVVSSCSSHEEENRCNFNQHTSPSEELLLEDQMRRKLKFFFMNPCEKFWARGRKPWKLAIQILKIAMVTIQYLQLYNVSVGNHAYENKGTKQSAMAICQHFYKRGNIYPGNDTFDIDPEIETECFFVEPDERFHIGTPAENKLNLTLDFHRLLTVELQFKLKAINLQTVRHQELPDCYDFTLTITFDNKAHSGRIKISLDNDISIRECKDWHVSGSIQKNTHYMMIFDAFVILTCLVSLILCIRSVIRGLQLQQEFVNFFLLHYKKEVSFSDQMEFVNGWYIMIIISDILTIIGSILKMEIQAKSLTSYDVCSILLGTSTMLVWLGVIRYLGFFAKYNLLILTLQAALPNVIRFCCCAAMIYLGYCFCGWIVLGPYHDKFRSLNMVSECLFSLINGDDMFATFAKMQQKSYLVWLFSRIYLYSFISLFIYMILSLFIALITDTYETIKQYQQDGFPETELRTFISECKDLPNSGKYRLEDDPPVSLFCCCKK from the exons aTGGCAAATCCTGAGATAGTTGTAAGTAGCTGCAGCTCTCATGAAGAGGAAAATCGCTGCAATTTTAACCAGCATACATCTCCATCTGAGGAGCTTCTATTAGAAGACCAGATGAGGCGAAAACTcaaattttttttcatgaatCCCTGTGAGAAGTTCTGGGCTCGAGGTAGAAAACCATGGAAACTTGCCATACAAATTCTAAAAATTGCAATGGTGACTATCCAG TACTTGCAGCTATACAATGTCTCCGTTGGGAATCATGCTTATGAGAACAAAGGTACCAAGCAGTCTGCTATGGCAATCTGTCAGCACTTCTACAAGCGAGGAAACATCTACCCTGGAAATGATACCTTTGACATCGATCCAGAAATTGAAACTG AGTGTTTCTTTGTAGAGCCAGATGAACGTTTTCACATTGGGACACCAGCAGAAAATAAACTGAACTTAACACTGGACTTCCACAG ACTCCTAACAGTGGAGCTTCAGTTTAAACTGAAAGCCATTAATCTGCAGACAGTTCGTCATCAAGAACTCCCTGACTGTTATGACTTTACTCTGACT ATAACATTTGACAACAAGGCCCATAGTGGAAGAATTAAAATAAGTTTAGATAATGACATTTCCATCAGAGAATGTAAAGACTGGCATGTATCTGGATCAA TTCAGAAGAACACTCATTACATGATGATCTTTGATGCCTTTGTCATTCTGACTTGCTTGGTTTCATTAATCCTCTGCATTAGATCTGTGATTAGAGGACTTCAGCTTCAGCAG GAGTTTGTCAATTTTTTCCTCCTCCATTATAAGAAGGAAGTTTCTTTTTCTGATCAAATGGAATTTGTCAATGGATGGtacattatgattattattagtgACATATTGACAATCATTGGATCAATTCTAAAAATGGAAATCCAAGCTAAG AGTCTAACTAGTTATGATGTCTGTAGCATACTTCTTGGGACTTCTACCATGCTTGTGTGGCTTGGAGTCATCCGATACCTCGGTTTCTTTGCAAAGTACAAT CTCCTCATTTTGACCCTTCAGGCAGCGCTGCCCAATGTCATCAGGTTCTGCTGCTGTGCAGCTATGATTTACTTAGGTTACTGCTTCTGTGGATGGATCGTGCTGGGGCCTTACCATGACAAG tttcgTTCTCTGAACATGGTCTCTGAGTGCCTTTTCTCTCTGATAAATGGAGATGATATGTTTGCCACGTTTGCAAAAATGCAGCAAAAAAGTTACTTGGTCTGGCTGTTTAGTAGAATTTACCTCTACTCATTCATCAGCCTctttatatatatgattttaagtCTTTTCATTGCACTGATCACTGATACATATGAAACAATTAAG
- the MCOLN3 gene encoding mucolipin-3 isoform X1, whose protein sequence is MDLCLYSLNGNVGCCCFFFPLEMANPEIVVSSCSSHEEENRCNFNQHTSPSEELLLEDQMRRKLKFFFMNPCEKFWARGRKPWKLAIQILKIAMVTIQLVLFGLSNQMVVAFKEENTIAFKHLFLKGYMDRMDDTYAVYTQSDVYDQLIFAVNQYLQLYNVSVGNHAYENKGTKQSAMAICQHFYKRGNIYPGNDTFDIDPEIETECFFVEPDERFHIGTPAENKLNLTLDFHRLLTVELQFKLKAINLQTVRHQELPDCYDFTLTITFDNKAHSGRIKISLDNDISIRECKDWHVSGSIQKNTHYMMIFDAFVILTCLVSLILCIRSVIRGLQLQQEFVNFFLLHYKKEVSFSDQMEFVNGWYIMIIISDILTIIGSILKMEIQAKSLTSYDVCSILLGTSTMLVWLGVIRYLGFFAKYNLLILTLQAALPNVIRFCCCAAMIYLGYCFCGWIVLGPYHDKFRSLNMVSECLFSLINGDDMFATFAKMQQKSYLVWLFSRIYLYSFISLFIYMILSLFIALITDTYETIKQYQQDGFPETELRTFISECKDLPNSGKYRLEDDPPVSLFCCCKK, encoded by the exons ATGGACTTGTGTCTTTACTCACTAAATGGAAatgttggttgttgttgttttttttttcctctagagaTGGCAAATCCTGAGATAGTTGTAAGTAGCTGCAGCTCTCATGAAGAGGAAAATCGCTGCAATTTTAACCAGCATACATCTCCATCTGAGGAGCTTCTATTAGAAGACCAGATGAGGCGAAAACTcaaattttttttcatgaatCCCTGTGAGAAGTTCTGGGCTCGAGGTAGAAAACCATGGAAACTTGCCATACAAATTCTAAAAATTGCAATGGTGACTATCCAG ctggTCTTATTTGGGCTAAGTAACCAGATGGTGGTAGCTTTCAAGGAAGAGAATACTATAGCATTCAAACACCTTTTCCTAAAAGGATATATGGACCGAATGGATGACACATATGCGGTGTACACACAAAGTGACGTGTATGATCAGTTAATCTTCGCAGTGAACCAG TACTTGCAGCTATACAATGTCTCCGTTGGGAATCATGCTTATGAGAACAAAGGTACCAAGCAGTCTGCTATGGCAATCTGTCAGCACTTCTACAAGCGAGGAAACATCTACCCTGGAAATGATACCTTTGACATCGATCCAGAAATTGAAACTG AGTGTTTCTTTGTAGAGCCAGATGAACGTTTTCACATTGGGACACCAGCAGAAAATAAACTGAACTTAACACTGGACTTCCACAG ACTCCTAACAGTGGAGCTTCAGTTTAAACTGAAAGCCATTAATCTGCAGACAGTTCGTCATCAAGAACTCCCTGACTGTTATGACTTTACTCTGACT ATAACATTTGACAACAAGGCCCATAGTGGAAGAATTAAAATAAGTTTAGATAATGACATTTCCATCAGAGAATGTAAAGACTGGCATGTATCTGGATCAA TTCAGAAGAACACTCATTACATGATGATCTTTGATGCCTTTGTCATTCTGACTTGCTTGGTTTCATTAATCCTCTGCATTAGATCTGTGATTAGAGGACTTCAGCTTCAGCAG GAGTTTGTCAATTTTTTCCTCCTCCATTATAAGAAGGAAGTTTCTTTTTCTGATCAAATGGAATTTGTCAATGGATGGtacattatgattattattagtgACATATTGACAATCATTGGATCAATTCTAAAAATGGAAATCCAAGCTAAG AGTCTAACTAGTTATGATGTCTGTAGCATACTTCTTGGGACTTCTACCATGCTTGTGTGGCTTGGAGTCATCCGATACCTCGGTTTCTTTGCAAAGTACAAT CTCCTCATTTTGACCCTTCAGGCAGCGCTGCCCAATGTCATCAGGTTCTGCTGCTGTGCAGCTATGATTTACTTAGGTTACTGCTTCTGTGGATGGATCGTGCTGGGGCCTTACCATGACAAG tttcgTTCTCTGAACATGGTCTCTGAGTGCCTTTTCTCTCTGATAAATGGAGATGATATGTTTGCCACGTTTGCAAAAATGCAGCAAAAAAGTTACTTGGTCTGGCTGTTTAGTAGAATTTACCTCTACTCATTCATCAGCCTctttatatatatgattttaagtCTTTTCATTGCACTGATCACTGATACATATGAAACAATTAAG
- the MCOLN3 gene encoding mucolipin-3 isoform X3, translating to MDLCLYSLNGNVGCCCFFFPLEMANPEIVVSSCSSHEEENRCNFNQHTSPSEELLLEDQMRRKLKFFFMNPCEKFWARGRKPWKLAIQILKIAMVTIQYLQLYNVSVGNHAYENKGTKQSAMAICQHFYKRGNIYPGNDTFDIDPEIETECFFVEPDERFHIGTPAENKLNLTLDFHRLLTVELQFKLKAINLQTVRHQELPDCYDFTLTITFDNKAHSGRIKISLDNDISIRECKDWHVSGSIQKNTHYMMIFDAFVILTCLVSLILCIRSVIRGLQLQQEFVNFFLLHYKKEVSFSDQMEFVNGWYIMIIISDILTIIGSILKMEIQAKSLTSYDVCSILLGTSTMLVWLGVIRYLGFFAKYNLLILTLQAALPNVIRFCCCAAMIYLGYCFCGWIVLGPYHDKFRSLNMVSECLFSLINGDDMFATFAKMQQKSYLVWLFSRIYLYSFISLFIYMILSLFIALITDTYETIKQYQQDGFPETELRTFISECKDLPNSGKYRLEDDPPVSLFCCCKK from the exons ATGGACTTGTGTCTTTACTCACTAAATGGAAatgttggttgttgttgttttttttttcctctagagaTGGCAAATCCTGAGATAGTTGTAAGTAGCTGCAGCTCTCATGAAGAGGAAAATCGCTGCAATTTTAACCAGCATACATCTCCATCTGAGGAGCTTCTATTAGAAGACCAGATGAGGCGAAAACTcaaattttttttcatgaatCCCTGTGAGAAGTTCTGGGCTCGAGGTAGAAAACCATGGAAACTTGCCATACAAATTCTAAAAATTGCAATGGTGACTATCCAG TACTTGCAGCTATACAATGTCTCCGTTGGGAATCATGCTTATGAGAACAAAGGTACCAAGCAGTCTGCTATGGCAATCTGTCAGCACTTCTACAAGCGAGGAAACATCTACCCTGGAAATGATACCTTTGACATCGATCCAGAAATTGAAACTG AGTGTTTCTTTGTAGAGCCAGATGAACGTTTTCACATTGGGACACCAGCAGAAAATAAACTGAACTTAACACTGGACTTCCACAG ACTCCTAACAGTGGAGCTTCAGTTTAAACTGAAAGCCATTAATCTGCAGACAGTTCGTCATCAAGAACTCCCTGACTGTTATGACTTTACTCTGACT ATAACATTTGACAACAAGGCCCATAGTGGAAGAATTAAAATAAGTTTAGATAATGACATTTCCATCAGAGAATGTAAAGACTGGCATGTATCTGGATCAA TTCAGAAGAACACTCATTACATGATGATCTTTGATGCCTTTGTCATTCTGACTTGCTTGGTTTCATTAATCCTCTGCATTAGATCTGTGATTAGAGGACTTCAGCTTCAGCAG GAGTTTGTCAATTTTTTCCTCCTCCATTATAAGAAGGAAGTTTCTTTTTCTGATCAAATGGAATTTGTCAATGGATGGtacattatgattattattagtgACATATTGACAATCATTGGATCAATTCTAAAAATGGAAATCCAAGCTAAG AGTCTAACTAGTTATGATGTCTGTAGCATACTTCTTGGGACTTCTACCATGCTTGTGTGGCTTGGAGTCATCCGATACCTCGGTTTCTTTGCAAAGTACAAT CTCCTCATTTTGACCCTTCAGGCAGCGCTGCCCAATGTCATCAGGTTCTGCTGCTGTGCAGCTATGATTTACTTAGGTTACTGCTTCTGTGGATGGATCGTGCTGGGGCCTTACCATGACAAG tttcgTTCTCTGAACATGGTCTCTGAGTGCCTTTTCTCTCTGATAAATGGAGATGATATGTTTGCCACGTTTGCAAAAATGCAGCAAAAAAGTTACTTGGTCTGGCTGTTTAGTAGAATTTACCTCTACTCATTCATCAGCCTctttatatatatgattttaagtCTTTTCATTGCACTGATCACTGATACATATGAAACAATTAAG
- the MCOLN3 gene encoding mucolipin-3 isoform X2, whose translation MANPEIVVSSCSSHEEENRCNFNQHTSPSEELLLEDQMRRKLKFFFMNPCEKFWARGRKPWKLAIQILKIAMVTIQLVLFGLSNQMVVAFKEENTIAFKHLFLKGYMDRMDDTYAVYTQSDVYDQLIFAVNQYLQLYNVSVGNHAYENKGTKQSAMAICQHFYKRGNIYPGNDTFDIDPEIETECFFVEPDERFHIGTPAENKLNLTLDFHRLLTVELQFKLKAINLQTVRHQELPDCYDFTLTITFDNKAHSGRIKISLDNDISIRECKDWHVSGSIQKNTHYMMIFDAFVILTCLVSLILCIRSVIRGLQLQQEFVNFFLLHYKKEVSFSDQMEFVNGWYIMIIISDILTIIGSILKMEIQAKSLTSYDVCSILLGTSTMLVWLGVIRYLGFFAKYNLLILTLQAALPNVIRFCCCAAMIYLGYCFCGWIVLGPYHDKFRSLNMVSECLFSLINGDDMFATFAKMQQKSYLVWLFSRIYLYSFISLFIYMILSLFIALITDTYETIKQYQQDGFPETELRTFISECKDLPNSGKYRLEDDPPVSLFCCCKK comes from the exons aTGGCAAATCCTGAGATAGTTGTAAGTAGCTGCAGCTCTCATGAAGAGGAAAATCGCTGCAATTTTAACCAGCATACATCTCCATCTGAGGAGCTTCTATTAGAAGACCAGATGAGGCGAAAACTcaaattttttttcatgaatCCCTGTGAGAAGTTCTGGGCTCGAGGTAGAAAACCATGGAAACTTGCCATACAAATTCTAAAAATTGCAATGGTGACTATCCAG ctggTCTTATTTGGGCTAAGTAACCAGATGGTGGTAGCTTTCAAGGAAGAGAATACTATAGCATTCAAACACCTTTTCCTAAAAGGATATATGGACCGAATGGATGACACATATGCGGTGTACACACAAAGTGACGTGTATGATCAGTTAATCTTCGCAGTGAACCAG TACTTGCAGCTATACAATGTCTCCGTTGGGAATCATGCTTATGAGAACAAAGGTACCAAGCAGTCTGCTATGGCAATCTGTCAGCACTTCTACAAGCGAGGAAACATCTACCCTGGAAATGATACCTTTGACATCGATCCAGAAATTGAAACTG AGTGTTTCTTTGTAGAGCCAGATGAACGTTTTCACATTGGGACACCAGCAGAAAATAAACTGAACTTAACACTGGACTTCCACAG ACTCCTAACAGTGGAGCTTCAGTTTAAACTGAAAGCCATTAATCTGCAGACAGTTCGTCATCAAGAACTCCCTGACTGTTATGACTTTACTCTGACT ATAACATTTGACAACAAGGCCCATAGTGGAAGAATTAAAATAAGTTTAGATAATGACATTTCCATCAGAGAATGTAAAGACTGGCATGTATCTGGATCAA TTCAGAAGAACACTCATTACATGATGATCTTTGATGCCTTTGTCATTCTGACTTGCTTGGTTTCATTAATCCTCTGCATTAGATCTGTGATTAGAGGACTTCAGCTTCAGCAG GAGTTTGTCAATTTTTTCCTCCTCCATTATAAGAAGGAAGTTTCTTTTTCTGATCAAATGGAATTTGTCAATGGATGGtacattatgattattattagtgACATATTGACAATCATTGGATCAATTCTAAAAATGGAAATCCAAGCTAAG AGTCTAACTAGTTATGATGTCTGTAGCATACTTCTTGGGACTTCTACCATGCTTGTGTGGCTTGGAGTCATCCGATACCTCGGTTTCTTTGCAAAGTACAAT CTCCTCATTTTGACCCTTCAGGCAGCGCTGCCCAATGTCATCAGGTTCTGCTGCTGTGCAGCTATGATTTACTTAGGTTACTGCTTCTGTGGATGGATCGTGCTGGGGCCTTACCATGACAAG tttcgTTCTCTGAACATGGTCTCTGAGTGCCTTTTCTCTCTGATAAATGGAGATGATATGTTTGCCACGTTTGCAAAAATGCAGCAAAAAAGTTACTTGGTCTGGCTGTTTAGTAGAATTTACCTCTACTCATTCATCAGCCTctttatatatatgattttaagtCTTTTCATTGCACTGATCACTGATACATATGAAACAATTAAG